The Prochlorococcus marinus XMU1404 region TTCAATTGAAATGAATATTTTTGTCACCTATTTAAAAAAATGCTTTATTAGAGATATCTTAAGTTACTAATCGATATGGCAAAAGTTTGGAGTAAAAGATTTGATAGTACACTTAATCCTTTTGTCGAAAAGTTTAATGCTTCAATTGGTTTTGATAGAAAACTTATTCTGGAAGATTTGCAATGCTCTATTGCACATGCAAAAATGCTTGGCAAAACTAAAGTTTTATCCACCTCTGAGACTTTGAAGATTATTAATGGTCTTGAGTCAATTAAAGATGAATATTTGGAGGGAAAGTTTTCTCCTGGTCCACCTTCCGAAGATATTCATTATTGTATCGAAGAAAAACTAATAAGTTTAATTGGTGAAACCGGAAAAAAATTACATACTGGTAGAAGCAGAAATGATCAAGTTGGTACGGATTTAAGATTGTGGCTAAGAAAAGAGATTGACAATCTTGAAATTTTATTAACTGACTTGCAAAAATCTTTATTGCATCTTGCGAAATCTAATATTCATACTTTGATTCCTGGATATACACATATGCAAAGAGCGCAACCATTATCTTTGGCTCATCATTTATTGGCTTATTTAGAAATGTTTCAAAGAGATCGCGAAAGATTTAAAGAAGTCAGATCAAGAGTCAATATTTCCCCTTTAGGTGCTGCAGCTTTAGCTGGTACAAAAATAAAAATTGACAGGAACTTTACTGCTACGGAATTGGGTTTTGAAAAGATTTATAAAAATAGTATTGATGCTGTCAGCGATAGAGATTTTTGTATAGAGTTTGTTTCTGCATCCGCATTAGCAATGTCTCATTTGAGCAAAATTTCGGAGGAAATAATTTTATGGGTAACTGATGAGTTTTCTTTCGCAAAATTAACAGATAAGTGTGCAACTGGCAGTAGCTTGATGCCCCAGAAAAAAAATCCAGATGTACCAGAATTGATAAGAGGTAAAACAGGAAGAGTTTATGGTCACCTTCAATCATTATTAACGATGGTCAAAGGGACACCACTTGCCTACAATAAGGATTTTCAAGAGGATAAAGAGCCAATATTTGATAGTGCTGAGACTATATCTTCTTGTATTAAAGCAATGACAATATTAATTAATGAGGGTATAGAATTTAATATTAAAAATTTATCTGATTCGGTAGAAAATGATTTCTCTAATGCTACTGATTTGGCAGATTACTTAGTGGGCAAAAATGTTCCATTTAGGACTGCTTATCAAGTTGTGGGTGAAATTGTTAAATATTGCTTAGAGAGAAAAATGTTATTTAAAAATATCAAGATTGATGAATTTAAAAAATTTCATCCGGAATTCGATGAGGATGTTTATGCGGATCTTGTACCTTTTAATGTAGTTAAATCAAGAATTAGTGAAGGTGGAACAGGTTTTACGCAAGTAGAAAAGGAGTTAAATAACTGGCAAAAAAAATTGTTACTTTAAATCCAAATTATTTTTCTACAACAAGGGTATCTTTTGAAGTAGAATAGTAGAGTAGTGTTATCAAACTATTTTTGTAGTTTTTTTAATTAAGTAATTTTTCCTGGTTTAGTCTAAAGTGAGTATTTTTGTTGGCAACTTGCCTTTCCGTGCAGAGCGCGAAGATGTTTTACAACTGTTTGCCCCTTTTGGTGAAGTTTTAAATTGTTCCCTTCCTCTTGAAAGAGATACAGGAAGAAAAAGAGGGTTTGCATTTGTTGAAATGGCAGATGAAGCAACAGAGTCAACGGCAATTGATGGTTTACAAGGCACAGAACTTATGGGTAGGCCATTAAGAATTAACAAAGCAGAGCCAAGGGGTTCAGGTGGATCCCGTAGAGGAGGAAGAGGTGGCTACGGCGGCAATAATGGCGGTGGCTACGGCGGCAATAATGGCGGTGGCTACGGCGGCAATAATGGCGGTGGCTACGGCGGTAATAATGGTGGTGGCTACGGCGGCAATAATGGCGGTGGCTACGGCGGTAATAATGGTGGTGGCTATGGCGGTGGCTACGGTGGTAATAATGGCGGTGGCTACGGTGGTGGTGCTGCAAATTCTGAATCTAATGTTTCTTACACTAATAAATCTTCAGGTGCAGAAGGTTGGGAAGATAGAAGTTATGGAAACACTTCTGAAAACTCTGAATATGAAAGTGGTAGAAGCAGGAGAAAAAGAGGAGTATCCAATGAGGGTAACATCTCAAATGAAGAAAATTAGTAACCCATTTCTTTAAGCTTAGAGGTTAAGTTAAAAAGGTACTCGATATCTAATTCCTTATTAATAGATTTAATTGAAATTTGATTCCTCCAAATTTTTGCTTTTGGAATACCCTCTACTAAATTGATGAGATGTTTACAAATATCCCAAGATTTTCCTCCATTAATTAAGTGCTTTTCTATGTATGGAACTAATGAGAAGATAATTTCTGATGCTGATTTGGGTTTTGTATGAATCCCATAAATTTTTTGATCAATTTCAGACCATCTTAAGGGATGTTTATAAATTGATCTTCCGATCATTACGCCATCAAAATCACTAAGTGCGTCTAATGATTCATCAATATTTTTAAAACCACCATTTATTTCTATTAATAATTCTGGATTTAATTTTTTCAATTTTTTTACAATGTCGTACTTAAGTGGAGGTATTGTTCTGTTCTGTTTTGGATTTAGACCTTTTAATATTGCTTTCCTTGCATGAACTGTAAATCTATCTGCACCAGCCTTTGCAATATGCCTTACGAAATTATTCAAATAAATGAAGCTATCATCGTTGTCTACACCAATTCTGTGTTTTATTGTAACCGGTAAATTGCAGTTATTTTTTAAAGACTCTATACATTTTGCTACTTTTTTAGGATCTTTCATAAGTGAAGCCCCAAAATTTCCAGAACAGACTCTTGGACTTGGACAACCAACATTAAAGTTTATTTCGTCATAGCCCCAATCCTCCGCCATTTTCGCAGCCTCTTTAAGGATTTCAGGATCGTCTCCACCAAATTGAACTGATATTGGGTGTTCTTCATTATTAAAATCTAAAAATTTTTCTTTTTTATCCGTATGAAATAAACTTTGAGCCACAATCATTTCCGTATACAAGAGAGCTTCAGAACTTATTTTTCTCATTATCATTCTGAAATGTTTATCAGTACAATCCATCATTGGAGCAATACTTAATTTATGAATATTTTTAATAGAATCAGGATGTATGGAACTCATTACTTTTTATGTGAGTAAATATATGAATCAATTTTTATCAAGAAGAACTTTTATTCTAATTCCTACTATGTCAATACTAAAAACATTTTTTAAGCCTATGCAAGTTTTAGCTTCTTCGATTGCTTCTAAAGAGGAGTGGAATTTATCAAAAGAAGAATGGAAATCCAGACTAAGTCCAGAATCCTATTATATTTTGAGGGAGGAAGGCACTGAAAGAGCTTTCAGTAGCGAATTAAATAATGAGAAAAGAAAAGGGACTTTTCACTGCGCAGGATGTGATTTACCACTTTTTCTCTCAGATAAAAAGTTTGATAGTGGCACTGGATGGCCAAGCTTTTGGGATCCAATTCAAGGATCAGTTGCAACAAAAGTTGATTTTAAGTTGATTGTTCCAAGAACCGAATATCACTGCTCTAGATGCGGAGGTCATCAAGGACACGTTTTTAATGATGGGCCACTTCCTACAGGCAAAAGATACTGTAATAACGGATTAGCATTAAGGTTTGTTCCTGAGTAAAAATTTGTGCGGCCTTCCGCAACTTGTTTTGTGCATCACTTTATTGGAAAATAGTTTTATTAAATTTTTAGAAAAATGATTGAAAATCAATCAGACAATATTGATACTAAAGAAAATGATGTTTCTAATCAGGATAATGCCCCTGAGGATACTTCTTCTGCTGAAGATAAAATAATCGAAAATGATGAATTATCAACAGAAAAAAAAGAAGAATTAAATACCGAAGAATTAAAAAATACTATCTCCAATAATGATGCAAGGTTAGAACAGTTAGAAAAAGAGCACGAAACATTAAAAAATCAATATGTAAGAATTTCAGCAGACTTTGATAATTTTAGAAAAAGGCAGTCTAGAGATCAGGATGATTTAAAAGTCCAACTTGTTTCTAAAACTTTAACTGCAATACTCCCAATCGTTGATAATTTTGAAAGAGCAAGACAACAATTAAAACCAGAAAGTGAAGAAGCTCAAGCCCTTCATAGAAGTTATCAAGGATTGTATAAACAATTGGTAGAAGTTTTAAAACAACAAGGAGTTGCCCCCATGAGAGTTGTTGGCCAGCAATTTGATCCAAATTTGCATGAAGCTGTATTAAGAGAGCCTAGTGAAGAGTTTAAAGAAGATTTTATTGTGGAAGAATTACAGCGAGGATATCATTTAGAGGGAAAGGTTTTGAGACATGCTTTGGTTAAAGTTTCCATGGGGCCAGGTAAACAAAATTCACAAGATGAAGTAGAAAAGGATACAGTTGAAGAGAGTATTGATTCAGAGGAAAATACTTCTGAAGATGTATAAATTCCAAATTTTTACTTGAGCGTTGTTTAATGGCTGATTTTTATCAAATACTTGGAGTTTCACGAGATGCTGATGCTGATACCTTAAAAAGGGCTTATAGAAAATTAGCAAGACAATATCATCCTGACGTTAATAAAGAACCTGGTGCTGAAGATAAATTCAAAGAAATTGGTAAGGCTTATGAAGCATTAGCTGATCCTGAAACTAGAGCAAGATATGATCAGTTTGGAGAGGCTGGTCTTGGAGGTGCGGCTGGAATGCCTGATATGGGCGATATGGGTGGGTTTGCAGATTTATTTGAAACCTTTTTTAATGGCTTTGGAGGGCAAACTCCACAGGGAGGAAGAACTCAAAGAAGAGGTCCTCAACAAGGAGATGATTTAAGATATGACCTTAATGTTGATTTTAAAGATGCAATATTTGGCCAACAAAGAGAAATTACAATTCCTCATCTTGAGACATGTGAAGTATGTAGGGGAACAGGTGCCAAACCAGGAACCGGACCAAAAACTTGCACAACTTGTGGAGGAAGTGGACAAGTTAGAAGAGCCACGAGAACACCTTTTGGGAATTTCACACAAGTAGCTGAATGTCCTTCATGTAATGGAACTGGTCAAATAATCTCAGATCCATGTACAAGTTGCGGTGGTAATGGAGTAAAGCAAGTCAGGAAAAAATTACGAATTAATATTCCTGCAGGAGTTGATACTGGTACTAAATTAAGAGTTTCCGGAGAGGGAAATGTTGGTTTGAAAGGAGGCCCACCTGGGGATCTTTATGTTTTTATCAAGGTGAAGAATGATTCGAAATTAAAAAGAGATGGTGTGACTATTTATTCAGAAATTGTTGTGAGTTATTTACAGGCAATTTTAGGAGATACTGTTGAAATTACTACAGTTGATGGCAAAGTTAATTTAAAAATTCCAAGTGGTACGCAACCAAATACAACTCTTTCACTTGAGAATAAAGGGGTACCTAGACTTGGTAATCCAGTTGCCAGAGGAAATCATGAAGTTCTAGTAAAGGTAAAATTGCCAACTCGTATAACTGATGAAGAGCGAAATCTTTTAGAGGATTTAGCTTCTCAGTATTCAGATAAAAATATCAATT contains the following coding sequences:
- the dnaJ gene encoding molecular chaperone DnaJ, coding for MADFYQILGVSRDADADTLKRAYRKLARQYHPDVNKEPGAEDKFKEIGKAYEALADPETRARYDQFGEAGLGGAAGMPDMGDMGGFADLFETFFNGFGGQTPQGGRTQRRGPQQGDDLRYDLNVDFKDAIFGQQREITIPHLETCEVCRGTGAKPGTGPKTCTTCGGSGQVRRATRTPFGNFTQVAECPSCNGTGQIISDPCTSCGGNGVKQVRKKLRINIPAGVDTGTKLRVSGEGNVGLKGGPPGDLYVFIKVKNDSKLKRDGVTIYSEIVVSYLQAILGDTVEITTVDGKVNLKIPSGTQPNTTLSLENKGVPRLGNPVARGNHEVLVKVKLPTRITDEERNLLEDLASQYSDKNINSNSGLFSKLFGKES
- the dusA gene encoding tRNA dihydrouridine(20/20a) synthase DusA produces the protein MSSIHPDSIKNIHKLSIAPMMDCTDKHFRMIMRKISSEALLYTEMIVAQSLFHTDKKEKFLDFNNEEHPISVQFGGDDPEILKEAAKMAEDWGYDEINFNVGCPSPRVCSGNFGASLMKDPKKVAKCIESLKNNCNLPVTIKHRIGVDNDDSFIYLNNFVRHIAKAGADRFTVHARKAILKGLNPKQNRTIPPLKYDIVKKLKKLNPELLIEINGGFKNIDESLDALSDFDGVMIGRSIYKHPLRWSEIDQKIYGIHTKPKSASEIIFSLVPYIEKHLINGGKSWDICKHLINLVEGIPKAKIWRNQISIKSINKELDIEYLFNLTSKLKEMGY
- the msrB gene encoding peptide-methionine (R)-S-oxide reductase MsrB produces the protein MNQFLSRRTFILIPTMSILKTFFKPMQVLASSIASKEEWNLSKEEWKSRLSPESYYILREEGTERAFSSELNNEKRKGTFHCAGCDLPLFLSDKKFDSGTGWPSFWDPIQGSVATKVDFKLIVPRTEYHCSRCGGHQGHVFNDGPLPTGKRYCNNGLALRFVPE
- a CDS encoding RNA recognition motif domain-containing protein — its product is MSIFVGNLPFRAEREDVLQLFAPFGEVLNCSLPLERDTGRKRGFAFVEMADEATESTAIDGLQGTELMGRPLRINKAEPRGSGGSRRGGRGGYGGNNGGGYGGNNGGGYGGNNGGGYGGNNGGGYGGNNGGGYGGNNGGGYGGGYGGNNGGGYGGGAANSESNVSYTNKSSGAEGWEDRSYGNTSENSEYESGRSRRKRGVSNEGNISNEEN
- the argH gene encoding argininosuccinate lyase; this translates as MAKVWSKRFDSTLNPFVEKFNASIGFDRKLILEDLQCSIAHAKMLGKTKVLSTSETLKIINGLESIKDEYLEGKFSPGPPSEDIHYCIEEKLISLIGETGKKLHTGRSRNDQVGTDLRLWLRKEIDNLEILLTDLQKSLLHLAKSNIHTLIPGYTHMQRAQPLSLAHHLLAYLEMFQRDRERFKEVRSRVNISPLGAAALAGTKIKIDRNFTATELGFEKIYKNSIDAVSDRDFCIEFVSASALAMSHLSKISEEIILWVTDEFSFAKLTDKCATGSSLMPQKKNPDVPELIRGKTGRVYGHLQSLLTMVKGTPLAYNKDFQEDKEPIFDSAETISSCIKAMTILINEGIEFNIKNLSDSVENDFSNATDLADYLVGKNVPFRTAYQVVGEIVKYCLERKMLFKNIKIDEFKKFHPEFDEDVYADLVPFNVVKSRISEGGTGFTQVEKELNNWQKKLLL
- the grpE gene encoding nucleotide exchange factor GrpE, with the translated sequence MIENQSDNIDTKENDVSNQDNAPEDTSSAEDKIIENDELSTEKKEELNTEELKNTISNNDARLEQLEKEHETLKNQYVRISADFDNFRKRQSRDQDDLKVQLVSKTLTAILPIVDNFERARQQLKPESEEAQALHRSYQGLYKQLVEVLKQQGVAPMRVVGQQFDPNLHEAVLREPSEEFKEDFIVEELQRGYHLEGKVLRHALVKVSMGPGKQNSQDEVEKDTVEESIDSEENTSEDV